CATGATGTGAATTGCAGTTATATTTTGAGAGTTAGTGTTTTTAAGTTATCTTGTCTTTATGAAAAACGAAGTCCTTTTAAATCCTAAACTGCGCCAAGCCGACGATCGTTGTAATTTAGCTTTCTGAGAAAATGAAGACATTCTTTATAACAATAATACTTTATGTCATTGCATTTATTCTATCAATAAATAATGGGTGGTTAAGTCCGAGAATGATTATTATAATTCTTTCATTGTCTATTGTAACAACACTATTTTGTTCCTTTATTTACGAAGGAAATTATAAATCAAGAATTACTAAATCAGTAAAATTTTGCTTTCCAACAATACCAGCGCTATATATTATTGGATATTTAGGCGAAAACATTAGAACATATTTTTTATGAAGAATAAGTATATTAAAATTATTTCAATTCTTTTATCAATTCCATTTTTTATTCTTTCCTTTATTTTAGGCATTGCAAGTAATAATGAATCTTATCACCTTTTAGATCCGCATATAGATACTGAATTTGCCAAAGACTATACTCCAATAAAGTTTGACTTGATAAAAATAGGTATGTCAAAAACAGAAGTAGAAAATATAATTGGACAACCAAATTCTATATATTTCGAACCCACTATATCCGCAACAAAAACATTTGAATACACCCAGGATGGAAAATTAAATAAGAATGCTGAACAAAAACAAGCAAAAGGTGGTGATTATGCATGGTATAGATCAACACTTGAATATAACAGAGAAAATAAAGTGTCTAAAATTGATAAAGGTTGGAGCTACGATTAACCAGCCAGCTTATAACTAAAAGTCAGCTAAAAGATCGGGTGGCAACTTTTATATAATTTGTAAGATGTTAGAGGACAAAACCAGTCTAGCTAAACCGACACAAAGAATTACAACAATATCCTCAGCACTAATTTATAAGCATTGTCATAGTCCTTATAGGTAGATTTCAAAACGCCTTCTAGTTTTTTAAGATCAGTTTTCTCGCCTTTTTTAGGCTGGGGGATGCTGGTTAGCGGATTGGTTTCATGCGATACTACTGAAGTAGCGAGCCAGGTGGTTTCAAACATAGGTATGACCATACCTAGTATGGTACCTGGAAGTCCTGTGACGGATTCTGGGCCTATAGGTGCATAGAGCTGTTCGGTAAAATAAGCTACAATAATGACACTATCACGAAATTTAGCCATAGCCTTTCTACATGGATAGCCTGCTATAGTGCGAACCTCATCATGCATGTGCCATTGAAGTTTTGGAATAGAATCTAGAACGAGAAAAGTCTTTTCACTCACTTCTTTTTGACTTATTTGATTACCGCCAGCGATATCTATAAACGTTTGGCTATAGGATACATGTCCCCATACCCAGTTAGATTCTTCGGTGATATCTTTTTCTACGCGCTCATAGCTGGAAAACTGAGAATTAGTTTTTAAGGTAAAATTATCTTTCCAGAATTTCCCCTCTTTATCATCACTGCGCCACCATTTCGAAAGCTTGGCCATATTGATTTTTTTCTCATAGGTTACGGTATAGTTTTTGATAAACTGAGCTTGAATGCGCGTACCCAATACGAGGCAGACCAAGATGGTCAAAGATTTAAAAATCTGATTCATTACTTCCTTGTTTTCGTTTGTTTTTAAATTTATAGACCATAGTCAACATAAAATAGCGAGTGAGTGCTTGATTGATGGTTTCACTTCGCGTATTCTGATACAGACTTCTCCATATAGACCGATTTTGACCCAAAATATCATAGGCAGAAAATCGAAGTGTGAGCGCATTTTCCTTTAAGAAACTCTTTTCTAGACTTCCGTTTAGCAATATATAAGTCTGATTATCGGCAAAAGCCGCATTGCTCGGCAATATTTGATATTCAAATTCACCAATTAACTTAAACTGAAGAGGCAGTGTCAATTCTTGTTTGGTTGATATCTGATAGGTGAAGTTGTTTGTATTCTGAAAATTGGGATTATCTGAGCGCGCCTGATTCCAATCAAGGTTAAGAGTTAAGCTAGATTGTAACAAACTGTCAATACTTTTACTCATTTCTAGATAAAATCCAGAGTTGATATTATTGGTGCGTATCAATCTAGAATTAAAATAGTTACTTCTATTATTGAAACTCATCCAGAAACCAGGATCTATTTGCATTTTCAGCGGTTTAAAAAAGAATCCATACCATATACTTAAGTTTGCGGTATTATTTCCATTCACATGCGTAAAGAAATTCTGCACAGCTCCATTTTCTGAAATAATAGTTGAGTCTACGATGTCATTGACAATATGTTTAAAGCTCACATTTGCCCAAAGATTAGTTTGCGATACCGGATACCAGAAATTATTCCTCAAACTAAAGGAATAATTCTCCGTAGGAGATAAGTTAGGGTTTCCTGTGGTGATATACTGTGGATTGGAATTATCCGTAAATGGTTGTAATTGATTAATACGCGGGGCTACGACTCCTTTTCTAAAGTTTAAGGTCAAGGAGCTATTTCGTTTATACTTCCATGAAATATTAGCTGTAGGGAGTATGTAGTTAAAGTTTCTTGCTAAATTAACTTCTCCAGAATC
The nucleotide sequence above comes from Chitinophagales bacterium. Encoded proteins:
- a CDS encoding GLPGLI family protein; this encodes MNQIFKSLTILVCLVLGTRIQAQFIKNYTVTYEKKINMAKLSKWWRSDDKEGKFWKDNFTLKTNSQFSSYERVEKDITEESNWVWGHVSYSQTFIDIAGGNQISQKEVSEKTFLVLDSIPKLQWHMHDEVRTIAGYPCRKAMAKFRDSVIIVAYFTEQLYAPIGPESVTGLPGTILGMVIPMFETTWLATSVVSHETNPLTSIPQPKKGEKTDLKKLEGVLKSTYKDYDNAYKLVLRILL